The Microbacterium sp. KUDC0406 genome includes a window with the following:
- a CDS encoding histidinol-phosphate transaminase, with the protein MTEPILPRIRPEIAALPPYRQGKQAGADAFKLSSNENPFEPLPSVVEALQHTTPVNRYPDATAGALRARLGEKYGVASDAVHVAAGSVSILHQLVLGTSSVGDEVVYAWRSFEAYPSLPLVAGATGVQVPLAAGARHDLDAMADAITDRTRVVIVCTPNNPTGPIVTTSEFAAFLERVPQDVLVILDEAYAEFVTAPDAVDGLKERIFETHPNVVVLRTFSKAYGLAGLRVGYAIGHPRVLDAARTTGIPLSVTSAAENAAIASLDAEDELMQRVAVIVERRDRLVAGLRELGWKVPDSQSNFVWLRTKERTDEIAEAFVAAGLIVRPFSGDGIRISVGEEQSLPKVLEVAASVR; encoded by the coding sequence GTGACTGAGCCGATCCTGCCCCGCATCCGTCCCGAGATCGCGGCGCTGCCGCCGTATCGCCAGGGCAAGCAGGCGGGCGCCGACGCGTTCAAGCTGTCCAGCAACGAGAACCCGTTCGAGCCGCTGCCGTCGGTCGTCGAGGCCCTGCAGCACACCACCCCGGTGAACCGCTACCCGGATGCCACGGCCGGCGCGCTGCGCGCGCGACTCGGGGAGAAGTACGGCGTCGCCTCTGATGCCGTGCACGTCGCCGCCGGGTCGGTGTCGATCCTGCATCAGCTCGTGCTCGGCACCTCGAGCGTCGGCGACGAGGTCGTCTACGCCTGGCGCTCGTTCGAGGCGTACCCCAGCCTGCCCCTGGTCGCCGGAGCCACCGGCGTGCAGGTGCCGCTCGCCGCGGGCGCTCGGCATGACCTCGACGCGATGGCCGACGCGATCACCGACCGCACCCGCGTCGTCATCGTGTGCACCCCGAACAACCCGACCGGCCCGATCGTCACCACCTCCGAGTTCGCCGCATTCCTCGAGCGCGTCCCTCAGGACGTGCTGGTCATCCTCGACGAGGCCTACGCCGAGTTCGTCACCGCTCCCGACGCCGTGGACGGGCTGAAGGAGCGCATCTTCGAGACGCACCCGAACGTCGTCGTGCTGCGCACGTTCTCCAAGGCGTACGGGCTGGCCGGCCTGCGCGTCGGCTATGCGATCGGGCATCCGCGGGTGCTCGACGCGGCCCGCACGACCGGCATCCCCCTGTCGGTCACCAGTGCGGCCGAGAACGCGGCGATCGCCAGCCTCGATGCCGAGGACGAGCTGATGCAGCGCGTCGCCGTGATCGTCGAGCGACGCGACCGCCTCGTGGCCGGCCTGCGCGAGCTGGGCTGGAAGGTGCCCGACTCGCAGTCCAACTTCGTGTGGCTGCGCACCAAGGAGCGCACCGATGAGATCGCCGAGGCCTTCGTCGCCGCGGGTCTGATCGTCCGTCCGTTCTCGGGCGACGGCATCCGCATCTCGGTGGGCGAGGAGCAGTCGCTCCCGAAGGTGCTCGAGGTCGCCGCTTCTGTTCGTTGA
- a CDS encoding MalY/PatB family protein, which yields MVGNPLVLRDGRWRLDLDDLETKAKDPRNKVLLFCSPHNPTGRVWERDELAAVARIALENDLIVVSDEIHFDLVLPGSAHTVFSTLSPEIAARTIVCTAPSKTFNLAGMQTSNIVITDPALRETYNDERTRTGFFTLNALGFEACRLAYTEAESWLEHLIELVASNHALVRAFMAERMPEVVVHDLEGTYLQWMDFRALGHDAEELERINTAEALVFFDEGTIFGPEGAGFERMNLAAPAHAITAALERLAAAYGR from the coding sequence GTGGTCGGCAACCCGCTGGTGCTGCGCGACGGGCGCTGGCGCCTCGACCTCGACGACCTCGAGACCAAGGCGAAGGACCCGCGCAACAAGGTGCTGCTGTTCTGCAGCCCGCACAACCCCACCGGCCGGGTCTGGGAGCGCGACGAGCTCGCGGCCGTCGCGCGCATCGCACTCGAGAACGACCTCATCGTCGTCAGCGACGAGATCCACTTCGACCTCGTGCTGCCCGGCAGCGCGCACACCGTGTTCTCGACCCTGAGCCCCGAGATCGCCGCCCGCACGATCGTGTGCACCGCTCCGAGCAAGACCTTCAACCTCGCCGGCATGCAGACCAGCAACATCGTCATCACCGATCCCGCGCTGCGCGAGACCTACAACGACGAGCGCACGCGCACCGGATTCTTCACTCTGAACGCTCTGGGCTTCGAGGCCTGCCGCCTCGCCTACACCGAGGCGGAGTCGTGGCTCGAGCACCTCATCGAGCTGGTCGCCTCGAACCACGCGTTGGTGCGCGCGTTCATGGCGGAGCGGATGCCGGAGGTCGTGGTGCACGACCTGGAGGGCACCTACCTGCAGTGGATGGACTTCCGCGCGCTCGGCCACGACGCCGAGGAGCTCGAGCGCATCAACACTGCCGAGGCGCTGGTGTTCTTCGATGAGGGCACGATCTTCGGGCCCGAGGGCGCCGGCTTCGAGCGGATGAACCTCGCGGCCCCCGCCCACGCGATCACCGCCGCCCTGGAGCGCCTCGCCGCGGCCTACGGTCGCTGA
- a CDS encoding IS1380 family transposase, producing MQFKHAPAAVSAVFDDPNLVSAAGLVPMLRLARSAGLDELTQSRLRVPTDKGANAGAKVMALVAGMLAGADSIDDMNLLRHGGMRSLFGSVYAPSTLGSFLRAFTFGHVRQLDAVAARVLAGLATRAPIIPASAGAGFVFVDIDDTVIEVHSARKQGAGIGYSRVRGLNAAVVTASTASSAPVILAQRLRRGQVNSPRGADRLLSDALTLLRRTGTAGPVLMRADSAYYGHPTISRALAAGADVSVTVKRNPAVTAAIATIAENDWTPIHYPNAIFDPDTDEMVSDAEVAETRFTAFAKHGGITGRLIVRRVKAHRPRPDQDPLFDTFRYHAFFTTVTADRLNTIAADRAHRAHAIIEHVHADLKNGPLAHLPSGRFAANSAWLVLATIAFNLTRAAGLIADHAGRLATATTATIRRTLISVPARLARSARRITLHLPEAWPWQSAFDRLFITTHAPPPSAAS from the coding sequence ATGCAATTCAAGCATGCTCCGGCCGCTGTGTCCGCGGTGTTCGATGATCCGAATCTCGTGTCGGCTGCGGGTCTGGTCCCGATGCTCCGCCTCGCGCGTTCCGCGGGCCTGGACGAGCTCACCCAATCGCGGTTGAGAGTCCCGACAGACAAGGGCGCCAACGCCGGTGCGAAGGTCATGGCGCTGGTGGCGGGGATGCTTGCCGGGGCGGACTCGATCGACGACATGAATCTGCTCCGTCACGGCGGCATGCGGTCGCTGTTCGGCTCGGTGTATGCGCCGTCGACGTTGGGTTCGTTCCTGCGTGCGTTCACGTTCGGGCATGTCCGCCAGCTCGATGCGGTCGCCGCTCGCGTGCTGGCCGGCCTGGCCACGCGGGCGCCGATCATCCCCGCGTCGGCGGGCGCGGGGTTCGTGTTCGTCGATATCGACGACACTGTCATCGAGGTGCACTCTGCCCGCAAGCAGGGCGCCGGGATCGGCTACTCCCGGGTGCGGGGCCTGAACGCGGCGGTCGTGACCGCGTCGACAGCCTCGTCGGCGCCGGTGATCCTGGCCCAGCGGCTGCGCCGCGGGCAGGTGAACTCGCCCAGAGGCGCGGACCGGCTCCTCAGCGACGCGCTCACTCTGCTGCGCCGCACCGGCACCGCCGGGCCGGTGCTGATGCGCGCGGACTCCGCCTACTACGGCCACCCCACCATCTCCCGAGCACTCGCCGCCGGCGCCGACGTGTCGGTCACCGTCAAACGCAACCCCGCCGTGACCGCCGCGATCGCGACCATTGCCGAGAACGACTGGACACCGATCCACTACCCGAACGCGATCTTCGACCCCGACACCGACGAAATGGTCAGCGACGCGGAGGTCGCCGAGACCCGGTTCACCGCATTCGCCAAACACGGCGGCATCACCGGACGGCTCATCGTGCGCCGCGTGAAAGCCCACCGCCCCAGGCCAGACCAGGATCCTCTGTTCGACACGTTCCGCTACCACGCGTTCTTCACCACCGTCACCGCCGACCGCCTGAACACCATCGCCGCGGACCGGGCCCACCGCGCCCACGCGATCATCGAGCACGTCCACGCCGACCTGAAGAACGGCCCCCTCGCGCACCTGCCCTCCGGCCGCTTCGCCGCCAACAGCGCCTGGCTCGTCCTCGCCACGATCGCATTCAACCTCACCCGCGCTGCCGGACTCATCGCCGACCACGCCGGACGGCTCGCCACCGCCACGACCGCGACGATCCGCCGCACCCTCATCTCAGTGCCAGCACGGCTGGCACGGTCCGCGCGCCGGATCACCCTGCACCTGCCCGAGGCCTGGCCCTGGCAGAGCGCGTTCGACCGGCTGTTCATCACTACGCACGCGCCACCACCATCAGCGGCAAGCTGA
- a CDS encoding CopG family ribbon-helix-helix protein: MPEWYHSGMAMTVRIPPELDAQLSELAERRHTSKHALLIEAADRFVREEVTTEEAVGIALGVADRYSELMTKLEDA; this comes from the coding sequence ATGCCCGAGTGGTACCATTCTGGTATGGCCATGACGGTGCGGATCCCTCCGGAGCTCGACGCGCAGTTGAGCGAGCTTGCCGAGCGACGCCACACGTCGAAACACGCGCTGCTGATCGAAGCCGCGGACCGATTCGTCCGCGAAGAGGTCACGACCGAGGAGGCCGTGGGCATCGCTCTCGGCGTCGCTGACCGCTACTCGGAGCTGATGACGAAGCTCGAAGACGCATGA
- a CDS encoding type II toxin-antitoxin system death-on-curing family toxin: MIRYVELPQAMGILDALGLHVRDIGLLASALARPASSMFGVEAYPEIEVKAAALMSSLAQNHPLFDGNKRFSWILTLTFFELNGIIIDMQTDEAFDLVLDVAQSRLELPEIAARFAAHVTTVGR, encoded by the coding sequence ATGATCCGGTATGTCGAGCTTCCCCAGGCAATGGGCATCCTCGACGCTCTCGGTCTGCATGTGCGCGACATCGGGCTGCTCGCGTCCGCGCTCGCACGCCCCGCGAGCTCGATGTTCGGAGTCGAGGCCTACCCCGAGATCGAGGTCAAGGCCGCGGCTCTGATGTCATCGCTGGCGCAGAACCATCCGCTGTTCGACGGCAACAAGCGGTTCTCATGGATCCTGACGCTCACCTTCTTCGAGCTCAACGGGATCATCATCGACATGCAGACGGATGAGGCATTCGACCTCGTGCTGGACGTCGCGCAGAGCAGGCTGGAGCTGCCTGAGATCGCCGCGCGCTTCGCCGCGCACGTGACCACCGTCGGTCGTTGA